Proteins encoded together in one Nostoc sp. PCC 7524 window:
- a CDS encoding TOBE domain-containing protein — MEVSARNALKGTVKKVIPGSVNTEVTLEIAPGVEVTSIITKSSADKLQLAEGKEVYAVIKASDVILAID; from the coding sequence ATGGAAGTTAGCGCACGTAATGCTCTCAAAGGTACAGTAAAGAAAGTTATTCCTGGTTCCGTTAACACAGAAGTAACACTAGAAATCGCACCTGGAGTTGAGGTAACATCAATTATTACCAAGTCATCAGCAGATAAACTTCAACTAGCTGAAGGTAAAGAAGTTTATGCGGTTATAAAAGCAAGCGATGTAATATTAGCTATTGACTAG